CGCGGGGCGACGGGGGCGTACGGCGTGACGCGGCGGCTGGTCTCCGGGGCTCTGTCGGCGTCCTTCGACGAGCATCTGGACGCCGAGGCCCGCGGGCTGGCCGCCGCCGCTGTCTCGATGGAGGGCCGCGAGGGTGTCAGCGCCTTCGTCGCCAAGCGCCGACCGCACTTCGTCCACCCGCCGCCCGGGGACCATGGCGACCACGGTGACCCGAGCTGAACTAGGGTCTACTCTCGGACGACCGAGCGGTGATCGACACCGAGCAGTGATCGACCCCGAGCGGTGATCGGTACCGGGCGGCGATCGACAGCGGTCGTGGAGCAGAGGGAGAGACGATGGCGAGGGCACGGATCGTGGATCCGGAGGAGGGGCCCAGGTCCAAGCGCGCGGCCATTCTCGTGGCCGCCGTGGAGCGGTTCGGGGAGGACGGCTACGAGAGCACGAAGTGGTCCGAGGTCGCCGACCGGGTCGGGATCGGGCAGACCGCCCTGTACCACTACTTCGAGTCCAAGGCCCACTGCCTGCTCACCATCATGCGCCTGGAACTCCAGCGCTCCCACGACATGTTCACGGAGGCGACGGCCGACGCGGTGGATCCCGTCGAGGAGCTGCGCGCGGCCGTTCGCTCGGCCTTCGCGGTCAGCGAGCAGGAGATTCGCCAGATGCGCATCCTGCAGGCCAACATGTCCCTGCTCGCCAATCCGCGCAAGTCCAAGCGCGAGGAGACCGAGCGCGTCGCGGCCCGGCAGCTGGTGCAGATGGTCGAGCGGGACTGGACGAACCTGCTGATGCGCGGCATGGCGAAGGGCGCCTTCCCGGTCCGGGACGCGCACACCCTCGGCCTCGCCGTCCTCGGCATGATCGTCAGTGTCTGGCGTTGGTACCGCCCGACCGGGGCGATCCCGCTCACCGAGATCAGCGAGATGATCGAGGAGTGCGTGGTGCGCATGGTCGCCGGATAGTTCCGGACCTCCGGGTGCGTCCCGCCCCTTGTCGGGGTCGGGACATCCGGATTACAGTCAAACTGAACTGAACTCAGGTTGTTTCTCGGCGCTGAGGGAGAGCGATCAGCAATGGTGCTTCGCGACTACATGGCCAGAATGGACAGCCAGGAACCGGACAAGGTGCTGGAACTCCTGGAACCCGGCTTCCGATTCCTCATCGCCCTGCCCGGCGGGCAGCGCACGGGGGAGTCCCGCGAGGACTTCGCCGCGTACATCGCCGCTCGCGAGGCGGTGGACCGTACGCACGAGATCAGGCGGTACGCGACCGACGGCGACGTCGAGACGGCGTACGGCTTCGTGGTCGAGAAGGGCGTCACCACCGGCGCGTTCCTCTCCGCCGTGCGGCTGTCGCCCGACGGGCTCATGGCGCGCTACCAGTCCTTCTTCACCACCGACTTCGACCTCGTGGACCGGCCATGACCACACAGTCCACCGCCTCTTTCCTGACCACCTGGTTCGCGATCCTGGACAGCGCCGACGCCGACCGGATCCTCGACATGATCAGCGAGGACTTCTCGTTCTCCATCCTCTTCTCCACCGGCGGCGACGGCGCCACCGACTTCCACGGCGGCCGGCCCGAACTGGAGGGCTACCTCGACCAGCGCGAGGTGGGCGTCCGCACCCACCATGTACTGGCCGCGAGCACCGTCGGCGGGGACGAGCTGTTCCTCGGCGAGGTACGGCGCCTCGGCGAGCGGGAGGCGAGCTTCGTGGCCTCGGCGCGGCTCGACGGCTCGGGCCGGGTGCGGCGGTTGCTCATCGGGCGTTCGCCCGCAGTGTTGTTCACCTGAGGAGGGCGCGATGTACAACCTCGTCCTGCTGGCCGCACGGCCGCCCGACTGGACCCATGAGCGGTTCATCGGCTGGTGGCGCGGCGAGCACGCCGAACTCACCCGCCGACTGCCCGGACTGAGGTCCTGGCGGCACACCGACCTCGACGCGGCGCTCGAACCGCGTTCGGAGGGCTGGGACGGCCTCTCCGTCCTCGGTTTCGACACCCCCGAGGACCTGCGCAAGGCCCTCGACAGCCCCGAATGGGCGGCCGCCGTCGCCCAGGTCGGCGACATGCGGGGACGCCGTATCGCCGTCATG
This portion of the Streptomyces mirabilis genome encodes:
- a CDS encoding EthD family reductase — translated: MYNLVLLAARPPDWTHERFIGWWRGEHAELTRRLPGLRSWRHTDLDAALEPRSEGWDGLSVLGFDTPEDLRKALDSPEWAAAVAQVGDMRGRRIAVMGGEREMYAG
- a CDS encoding TetR/AcrR family transcriptional regulator; this translates as MARARIVDPEEGPRSKRAAILVAAVERFGEDGYESTKWSEVADRVGIGQTALYHYFESKAHCLLTIMRLELQRSHDMFTEATADAVDPVEELRAAVRSAFAVSEQEIRQMRILQANMSLLANPRKSKREETERVAARQLVQMVERDWTNLLMRGMAKGAFPVRDAHTLGLAVLGMIVSVWRWYRPTGAIPLTEISEMIEECVVRMVAG
- a CDS encoding nuclear transport factor 2 family protein; translated protein: MVLRDYMARMDSQEPDKVLELLEPGFRFLIALPGGQRTGESREDFAAYIAAREAVDRTHEIRRYATDGDVETAYGFVVEKGVTTGAFLSAVRLSPDGLMARYQSFFTTDFDLVDRP